A region from the Halomonas piscis genome encodes:
- the secG gene encoding preprotein translocase subunit SecG, producing the protein MQAAILMIHVVVAIALVVLILIQQGKGAEAGASFGGGASQTVFGAQGSGNFLARFTGVLAACFFVTSLTLAYFASQAGDAPESGIPDAKLVEQQNAASDDSTKSLDGAEEDVDNAAPVLEESGE; encoded by the coding sequence ATGCAAGCTGCAATACTCATGATTCACGTAGTGGTGGCGATCGCTCTGGTCGTTCTGATCCTGATTCAGCAGGGCAAGGGCGCCGAGGCCGGCGCTTCCTTCGGCGGCGGCGCCTCGCAAACGGTATTCGGCGCCCAGGGCAGCGGCAACTTTTTGGCGCGCTTCACCGGCGTGCTGGCGGCCTGTTTCTTTGTCACCTCGCTGACGCTTGCCTACTTTGCCAGCCAGGCGGGGGATGCCCCGGAGTCGGGCATTCCCGATGCCAAGCTCGTCGAGCAGCAAAACGCGGCAAGCGACGACTCGACAAAATCCCTTGACGGGGCTGAAGAAGACGTGGATAATGCTGCGCCAGTGCTAGAGGAGAGCGGCGAGTAG
- the nusA gene encoding transcription termination factor NusA, protein MSKEILMVVDAISNEKGVPRDVIFEAVEAALASASRKRFEREEASVRVRIDRRTGEYETFRIWKVVEDDEFETPDYEIKQSVAEQRTPPLALGDEIEQPIENAEFGRIAAQTAKQVIVQKVREAERAEVVRQYTDREGELVAGIVKRTTRDGLVIDLGDNAEAFLPRSEMIHGERYRMNERVRALLVRVDPEAKGAQLQLSRTCPELIIELFKIEVPEIAEQLIDIKGAARDPGSRAKIAVKSNDRRIDPVGACVGMRGSRVQAVSSELENERVDIVLWDDNPAQLVINAMAPADVASILVDEDAVSMDVAVAEDNLAQAIGRSGQNVRLASELTGWHINVMTEEEADSKHEQEIDTLIDSFIQHLDVDDDVARLLVDEGFTTLEEVAYVPLEEMLEIEEFDEELVNALRARAKDELLTLAIASEEALDGAQPADDLLGMEGMERHLAFTLASRGIVSMEDLAEQSVDDLVDIEELDEARAAALIMTARAPWFEDGDSEADSNTQ, encoded by the coding sequence ATGAGTAAAGAAATCTTGATGGTCGTTGACGCGATCTCGAACGAAAAGGGCGTCCCCCGGGACGTGATTTTCGAGGCGGTCGAGGCGGCGTTGGCCAGCGCCTCGCGCAAGCGCTTTGAGCGCGAAGAAGCCAGCGTGCGGGTGCGTATCGACCGTCGTACCGGCGAGTACGAGACGTTCCGCATCTGGAAGGTGGTCGAGGACGACGAGTTCGAGACCCCCGACTACGAAATCAAGCAGAGCGTGGCCGAGCAGCGCACGCCGCCGCTGGCGCTGGGCGACGAGATCGAGCAGCCGATCGAAAACGCCGAATTCGGCCGCATTGCCGCCCAGACCGCCAAGCAGGTGATCGTGCAAAAGGTGCGCGAAGCCGAGCGAGCCGAGGTGGTACGCCAGTATACCGATCGCGAAGGCGAGCTGGTGGCGGGCATCGTCAAACGCACCACCCGGGACGGGCTGGTGATTGATCTTGGCGACAACGCCGAGGCCTTTCTGCCGCGCAGCGAGATGATCCACGGCGAGCGCTACCGCATGAACGAACGGGTGCGGGCGCTGCTGGTCAGGGTGGATCCGGAAGCCAAGGGGGCCCAGCTCCAGCTGTCGCGCACCTGCCCGGAGCTGATCATCGAGCTTTTCAAGATCGAGGTGCCGGAAATCGCCGAGCAGCTGATCGATATCAAGGGCGCGGCGCGGGACCCCGGCTCCCGGGCCAAGATTGCGGTGAAGAGCAACGACCGTCGCATCGACCCGGTGGGCGCCTGCGTGGGCATGCGCGGCTCGCGCGTCCAGGCGGTGTCCAGCGAGCTTGAGAACGAGCGCGTGGATATCGTGCTGTGGGACGACAACCCTGCCCAGCTGGTGATCAACGCCATGGCGCCGGCCGATGTCGCCTCCATTCTGGTTGACGAGGATGCCGTGTCCATGGACGTTGCCGTTGCCGAGGACAACCTCGCCCAGGCCATCGGGCGCAGCGGTCAGAACGTGCGGCTGGCGTCCGAGCTGACCGGCTGGCACATCAACGTCATGACTGAGGAAGAAGCCGACTCCAAGCACGAGCAGGAAATCGACACCCTGATCGATTCGTTCATCCAGCATCTGGACGTGGACGACGACGTGGCGCGCCTGCTGGTAGACGAGGGATTTACCACGCTCGAAGAGGTTGCCTACGTGCCCCTTGAGGAAATGCTGGAAATCGAGGAATTCGACGAAGAGCTCGTCAACGCGCTACGCGCGCGAGCAAAGGACGAACTGCTGACGCTGGCGATTGCCTCGGAAGAGGCGCTGGACGGCGCCCAGCCGGCCGACGACCTGCTCGGCATGGAAGGAATGGAGCGGCATCTGGCCTTTACTCTGGCCAGCCGCGGTATTGTCAGCATGGAAGACCTTGCCGAGCAGTCTGTCGACGATCTGGTCGATATCGAAGAGTTGGATGAAGCGCGCGCAGCGGCATTGATCATGACTGCCCGTGCGCCCTGGTTCGAAGACGGCGACAGCGAAGCGGATTCGAACACACAGTAA
- the rimP gene encoding ribosome maturation factor RimP: MATKHAALHALIEPVVAAMGFELWGIDYLSQGKHSRLLIYIDSEDGVSVDDCADISRQVSAVLDVEDPIAEAYRLEVSSPGMDRPLYTLDHFRRFQGHQAALKLRSAFDGRRKFRGLLAGIEGDEVLLQMDGEEYCFPIDSIDKANIVPQFDK, translated from the coding sequence GTGGCTACAAAACACGCCGCGCTTCACGCGCTGATTGAACCGGTGGTTGCCGCCATGGGCTTTGAGCTATGGGGCATCGACTATCTTTCCCAGGGTAAGCACTCGCGTCTGCTCATCTATATCGACAGCGAAGACGGCGTCAGCGTCGATGACTGCGCCGATATCAGCCGTCAGGTCAGCGCCGTGCTGGACGTGGAAGATCCCATCGCCGAGGCGTATCGCCTGGAGGTTTCCTCGCCGGGCATGGACCGTCCGCTCTATACCCTTGATCATTTTCGCCGTTTTCAGGGTCACCAGGCAGCGCTCAAGCTGCGCTCGGCGTTTGACGGCCGACGCAAGTTCCGCGGCCTGCTCGCCGGTATCGAGGGCGATGAAGTGCTCTTGCAGATGGACGGTGAGGAGTACTGTTTTCCCATCGACAGCATTGATAAGGCGAACATCGTACCCCAGTTCGACAAGTAA